The following are from one region of the Marinifilum sp. JC120 genome:
- a CDS encoding flap endonuclease — MPQPTLLIDASIYIFQYYFALPDHWFSEEEQWPTAAVYGYTAFLLRLLKERQPLRVGVCFDESLDQCFRNE; from the coding sequence ATGCCTCAACCCACCTTGCTTATTGATGCGTCTATTTATATTTTTCAGTATTATTTTGCCTTGCCCGACCATTGGTTTAGTGAGGAAGAACAGTGGCCTACCGCCGCAGTCTATGGCTATACTGCATTCTTGTTGCGCTTATTAAAAGAGCGGCAGCCTTTGCGGGTGGGCGTGTGCTTTGATGAGAGTTTGGATCAGTGCTTTCGTAATGAA